One Mercenaria mercenaria strain notata chromosome 12, MADL_Memer_1, whole genome shotgun sequence DNA segment encodes these proteins:
- the LOC123533288 gene encoding M-phase inducer phosphatase-like codes for MDSKDIIEAVERLESRELVADGTRCYTLPTIPGKHSDLKSISSETMADIVEGRYSEQLGKVTIVDCRYPYEFEGGHIRGAVNLYTKDAVNTLLQETSTSEQPHVLIFHCEFSSERGPKMYRFLRSQDRELNKHRYPHLNFPEIYLLDGGYKAFFTTHKDLCDPISYKPMLHEDHAADLRHFRVKSKSWTAGEKQKTSRRQRSRLACLNIDF; via the exons ATG GATTCTAAAGATATCATCGAAGCTGTAGAACGTTTAGAATCGCGTGAACTCGTAGCTGACGGAACTCGTTGCTACACGTTACCCACAATTCCCGGCAAACACAGCGACCTCAAATCCATCTCTTCAGAAACAATGGCGGACATCGTGGAAGGGCGATATTCAGAACAGCTTGGGAAAGTAACCATTGTCGACTGTAGGTACCCGTACGAGTTCGAGGGAGGTCACATCAGGGGAGCTGTAAACCTGTACACCAAGGACGCCGTCAACACACTTCTCCAGGAGACGTCGACGTCAGAGCAACCACATGTGCTCATCTTCCACTGCGAGTTCTCGTCCGAGAGGGGACCAAAAAT GTATCGTTTCTTGAGAAGCCAGGATCGTGAGCTGAACAAACACAGATATCCACATCTCAACTTCCCAGAGATTTACTTGCTTGATGGGGGATACAAAGCGTTCTTTACTACACACAAG GATCTGTGTGATCCAATCAGCTACAAGCCAATGTTACACGAGGACCATGCTGCCGACCTACGTCACTTCCGTGTCAAGTCGAAATCATGGACCGCTGGTGAGAAACAGAAGACAAGCAGACGACAAAGAAGCAGACTTGCTTGCTTAAATATTGACTTCTAA
- the LOC123534608 gene encoding paired box protein Pax-6-like, whose translation MDTENNKETKKKLKKKRKRTVITAEEMVILESSFKMENRPDRLSKMRLAKQMGKTEGFISIWFQNRRARERREKKLSVSGNSGDDSHEPVSFRTASSCQTTEKGDSEDQPLDLTKKTSAFAETKETRTEMPVVRSPMFSRLIRMAAAAEGGILTTDCPFVGQAVTDACRGILLQDGRLLYDPASGFEIVLHQKD comes from the exons ATGGATActgaaaacaacaaagaaacgaagaagaaattgaaaaagaaacgCAAAAGAACAGTCATAACGGCAGAAGAGATGGTAATTCTTGAAAGCAGCTTTAAAATGGAAAACAGACCTGACAGACTGTCGAAGATGCGACTCGCAAAACAGATGGGAAAGACTGAGGGCTTTATTTCAATTTGGTTCCAGAACCGCAGAGCCCGTGAACGTCGTGAGAAAAAGTTGTCAGTCTCAGGTAACTCCGGCGATGATTCTCATGAACCAGTATCGTTCCGGACAGCCAGTTCGTGTCAAACAACTGAAAAGGGGGACTCGGAAGACCAGCCACTAGATTTGACCAAAAAGACGAGCGCTTTTGCAGAGACAAAAGAAACTAGGACG GAGATGCCAGTTGTCCGGTCTCCAATGTTCAGCCGACTAATCCGTATGGCGGCCGCAGCAGAAGGCGGGATTCTTACGACAGACTGTCCATTTGTTGGTCAAGCGGTAACTGATGCATGCCGGGGGATTCTTCTGCAAGACGGACGCTTGTTGTACGATCCTGCTAGCGGCTTTGAGATTGTACTACATCAGAAAGACTGA
- the LOC123533289 gene encoding M-phase inducer phosphatase-like, with the protein MSFRLRLFENAEDSPVQTTSGEAWDEIEAVITPYGKFHQSVDSGADLSIKIPPRKSSEHQTLDARRSLFSGKRPADDNLEVESPATKKLRDISVLPDSNDIIEAVERLESLELVADGTRCYTLPTIPGKHSDLMSISPETMADIVEGRYKKLGEVTIVDCRYPYEFEGGHIRGAVNLYTKDAVNTLLQETSTSEKPRVLIFHCEFSSERGPKMYRFLRSQDRELNKHRYPNLNYPEIYLLDRGYKAFFTAHKDLCDPISYKPMLHEDHAADLRHFRVKSKSWTAGEKQKTSRRQRSRLACLNIDF; encoded by the exons ATGTCTTTTAG ACTTCGTCTATTTGAAAACGCCGAAGATTCTCCGGTGCAGACAACTTCCGGTGAAGCCTGGGACGAGATAGAGGCTGTGATAACGCCCTACGGAAAGTTCCACCAATCAGTTGATTCTGGGGCAGACTTGTCG ATAAAGATTCCACCACGGAAGTCAAGTGAGCACCAAACACTAGACGCTAGAAGAAGTCTGTTTTCTGGTAAACGTCCAGCAGACGATAATCTTGAGGTAGAATCTCCCGCCACGAAGAAACTGAGAGACATTTCTGTACTTCCG GATTCCAATGATATCATTGAAGCTGTCGAACGTTTAGAATCGCTTGAACTCGTAGCTGACGGAACTCGTTGCTACACCTTACCCACAATTCCTGGCAAACACAGCGACCTCATGTCCATCTCTCCAGAAACAATGGCGGATATCGTGGAGGGGCGGTATAAAAAGCTTGGGGAAGTAACCATTGTCGACTGTAGGTACCCGTACGAATTCGAGGGAGGTCACATCCGGGGTGCTGTAAACCTGTACACCAAAGACGCCGTCAACACGCTTCTCCAGGAGACGTCGACGTCAGAGAAACCACGTGTGCTGATCTTCCATTGTGAATTCTCGTCCGAGAGAGGGCCCAAAAT GTATCGTTTCTTGAGAAGCCAGGATCGTGAGCTGAACAAACACAGATATCCAAATCTCAACTACCCAGAGATTTACTTGCTTGATAGGGGATACAAGGCGTTCTTTACTGCACACAAG GATTTGTGTGATCCAATCAGCTACAAGCCAATGTTACACGAGGACCATGCTGCCGACCTACGTCACTTCCGGGTCAAGTCGAAATCATGGACCGCCGGTGAGAAACAGAAGACAAGCAGACGACAAAGAAGCAGACTTGCTTGCTTAAATATTGACTTCTAA